The window GCAAGAATAGTACACGTTTGAATGGTAAAAGCTTTACGTACATTCGGATGAATGCGTTCAAAAAAATAAAAAACGCTGTCCGGAAAACCCAACGTCGCCAGATATTTGACGGTTTGATAAACCATCAGCAGATAGCTGACCATTGCAAAATCGGTTTTCGAGAGTAGCCGAACCGTAGCGATCGCCGTTACAAGATCGATCAGCGTGGTCATGACCCGTGAGAATACGACGACTCCTGCTTTTGCCGCTAATGATTTAGCCATGCAAGGCCTCGTTCAATAGATCCGCAAGTTTCTGACTGGTCGATGTAGAACTAAATGTCGTAATTGTTTTTTGAACCGCATTACCGGAATAGGGCAATTCCAATCCATCCCGTTTTGCCTGAACGCAATAAAGTAAAAATTTTGCGCTGCGATACACGGAATTATCTGAAAATTGAATTCCGGTGTTGGTCGTACGAAGTATGTTTTCGATTTCGTTATTTTGCGATAAGGATAAAATAGGTTTTCCAGCAGGTAAATAATCCCAGAGTTTGGCCGGAATGATATCGTTGCGCTGATCCGATGTGCTCAAGAGCAACACATCAAATCTTTTTAAAGTTTCGTAGGCCATTTCAGGCAAAACGGGATCAAGGACGTTAAATTGATTCAACACACCGCGCTTTTCAGCATAACAGCGATCATTGTGATTAAGATTTCCAAATGAAAAAATACGAATGAATGATCCAAGCTCAGGATCGATGGTTTTACATTCGGCAATCACTTCAATGATGTTTTTAGCGGACGACAATGTTCTGAATTTTCCAAAAAAAACGACGTTGAGCTGATCTTTAACCGTCAACGCATTTTCGTCACCGTTCTTTTCAACCGCTTCGGATTCAAACGAATTATAAATGGTTTTCATTTTTTCCGAATAAACCGGATAAGATGTCCGGTATCTTTCTTCGGTTTGTCGTGCCGTAAATACAATGCGGCTGGCTCTTTTTAAAATTTGTTTTTCATACAATCGATCGATATTCCGGCTGATATTCCAACGATGATGGTTTCGAACCGGACATAATGTCCAGGGATCGCGGAAGTCTGCTATCCAGGGAATCTTGAATTGTTTCGACATGGACAAAGCAGCAACGTGCGATGACCACGGATCAGCCGTACTCCACAATACGTGAGGCTTGATTTTATGAACGATTTTCAAAAGCTGAAAATGCTGACTCCACCAAAATGGTAGCCAAGTATCGATCGGAAACCATTGATCAACAAATGATGTCAAATTTGCTTTAGGTGGCGCATTTTTATTTAAATGACTTTCTGAAGTTTGCGTGCGATCCATAGGCGGTTTTAATGACAACACCTCGATACCTTCAAGTGCGTGTCGTTCTTTTTCCGTCAATAAGTTTTGATCAGTTCCGAACGTGACGATGGTCGGTTTCCAGCCGAATTCACGTAGGTGAACGGCAAACTTAAATGGACGCAATGAACCGACGCGACGGCGCGGTGGAAAATATGGAGCCAGCATTAAGACTTGTTTCATGGCTTGTCCCCGATCATTGCGTTCCATTGTTTTTCAGCAAACTCCAGAAACGGTTGCTTCTCATGGTGCCAGCCAAAATGTAATACGTAAGGCGTTACTTTCATTTTATCACCTTTACCGGGATAATAGGACCACAACTTGATCAATAGTTTTTTTAGTCGCTCCGATTTAAGTCCGCGAAATGAGTAAACCGTTTCATCGCCGAAATACAGACATTCGACTTGTGCAAATTCAGAATCATGCATCGTCCAGTTTTTAATATAATCCAGTTGAGGACTGCTGTGTGCCTGGAACCATGGATACACCGGGATATTCAATGATGACATAGCCATCGCTAGACTCCATTCGCATGATTCTTCGTTCCGGCCTTTTTCTTGTTTCCGGCTCCGAAAGTGAGTTTCATGTTTCCGGCTGAGTATTTCTTGCGCTTTTAAACAAACATCCCGCGTCCGTACGGTATCTTGAGCAAATATCATCCCTGATTGAACGCGGCTCAAATAGGTCAATCCAAATCTTTGTAATGTTCGTTGCCGCCGCCGAAATAAAATATCCGCGACAATTCCGGCATTTTTTGGGCCGCCGAAAAAATTATCCGCTACGATTTTTCCCGTGATTGTAAAAGGATGAACCGATAATGAAGTCCATAATGAGTCGGGGTCTCTGCACCATATCATATCGGAATCCAAAAAAAGATTCTTTTCAAAAATCATATACTCATGAACGTTATGTTTGAATCCGACGATGGATGTGTGTTTCGGATTCAACATGACGATTTGATCAAAAACATTTATCTCATTCTTTTGCAGGATATCACGATGGCTCGATTCACATACCAACGCGATCGGCCGTTGTTGATCATATCGGCGCAGCGTTTTTGCCGATGCAGCAGCATGGTGTAAATATTTTTCTTCGCCATACGCGGTATAAATATATCCTTCATTTTGACTCATTCATTACATCCTTGCATGCCATTTTTTTGTTGCGCACGTACATTGTTTCTTGCAGTAAATGTTATCGCGATTAACACTCATAATATTCTTCTAATAAATCTTTCTGTCGTGTAACCCGGTCACTATAAATCTATCCTCTCAAAACTTTCTCATAACATTCTCGCATTCAACAATTTTCGTGAGCGTTTGGCGCAATTTTTGAGCCTAATTTTTTCGAAACATTTTTTTTCATATTAAGGGCCACCATGTTCGAGCATAGTCTGCCTTTGCATGCATCGAAGTTATCCCCTCAATCTTTAAGGGTTGCGCTTTTTACAGGCAATTATCAATGCGTACGGGATGGTGTAGCGCTCACTCTGAACCGTTTAGTAAAATTTCTCGACAGCCGTGGAGTTCATGTCATGATTTTTTCACCGTATATCGACAAACCGGCCGTCGAGCCTTTTGGAAATCTCGAGACCGTTCCGTCGGTAACAATTCCGGGAAGAAAAGAATACCGTTTCTCTCTCGGGTTGCCTCAGCATACGCTGGCCAAACTTCAGAATTTTAATCCGAATCTTATTCATGTGTCCACGCCGGATGCACTTGGACTCAGTGCAATCCGGTTTGCAAAAAGCAGGCGTATTCCAATGGTCGGTTCATACCACACTCATTTCACCGGTTATCTGAAATATTACAGATTGGGATGGCTGGAAAAACCGGGATGGCAATTTGTAAGATGGTTTTACAAACAATGCCGGCATGTGTATGTTCCCACTCCATCGATGGCTGCTGAATTGCGAAAACATAACGTCGCTCCCGATATCCGGCTGTGGAGCCGCGGAGTCGATACGGAATTATTCGAACCGGATAAACGTGATTGGAATTGGCGGAGAAAACTTGGCTTCAACGACCATGATAAAGTGGTATTATTAGTCTCGCGGTTGGTCTGGGAAAAAAACCTCAGTGTTTTTGTAAACGTCATGCAGGAAGCCATGAAAACGGATCGAAGCATCAAAACGTTAATTGTAGGTGACGGTCCCGCGCGAACTGAACTGCAGCGACAGTTGCCGCAAGCTTGTTTTACGGGTACATTGTCCGGCGAAATACTTGCCAAAGCCTATGCCAGCAGCGATATGTTTTTCTTTCCGTCAGAGACTGAAACTTTCGGTAACGTTACTTTGGAAGCCATGTCCAGTGGACTACCGGTTATTGTCGCCAATGCGACGGGCAGTGTATCCCTTGTTCAGCATGGTGCTACAGGATTTGCAGCCGAGCCCAAACGTATCGAAATGTTCGTCCAATACATCCTTCAGTTGAGCCGATCGTCATCGTTACGCGAGCACATGTCCAAAGCGGCACGCCAAAAAGCGATGACACTGCCTTGGGAAAAAATCAACTCGGAATTATTGGATAATTATTACCAGGCATTACGTTCATCAGAATATACTATTAACAAAAAACTATGGCCTTACGAATCCTCTACATCTCCCATTCCCATCCTCCCGTAAATGCTCCGCTTGAAAATGTCGGCGGTATGCAGCGAGTGAGTATGCAGTTGGAACAGGCATTAAGACGTCACCGAAGCGTTAAACTTTTTTCCATGGTCCAACAAACGTCATGGTCATGGATTGGCGTAAAAACTTTTCACTTCTTGTGGAATCTGTTATTCAGGGTTCCTGTGGTTGCCGAACGTTTTAAGCCTGATGTAATTATTTTCTCTTCGATGGTAACTGCGCTGACCGCGACTATCCTGAAAAGCCGTCTTGATACACCGATGATAGCCGTCACTCACGGCAAAGATGTTACCTTGCCGTTTTTTTTATATCAATATTTTTTACCGGTTATATTTTCAAAGCTAGACGGCGTCATTTCTGTATCGCATGCTACCAGGCAAGCGTGCATGGATCGTGGTTTGGCCGAAGAAAAAAGTATCGTCATCCCAAATGGTTTCCATGATTTTCCGTTGACAACTTTTATAGAAAGAACTACGGCTAAACAATCACTGGAAGAAATTGTGCATAGACCTTTCCTTAACAAAAAAATATTGCTTACCGTCGGGCGACTGATAGAACGAAAAGGCCACGCATGGTTTATCGAAAACGTTTTTCTGAAAATTCGTCACGACTGTGTTTATCTGATTATCGGAGAAGGGCCGGAATATAGTGCTATTGAAAATATGATAAGACGTATGAATTTACAAAGCTGTGTTCAACTTCTGGGCAAACAAACGGATGAGGTTTTAAAGATGGCTTATGCCGCTGCAGATATTTTTGTTATGCCCAATGTTCCTGTCGAAGGAGACATGGAAGGATTTGGAATAGTATTATTGGAAGCAAATATGGCTGGAACGCCGGTGATAGCGTCGGATCTGGAGGGTATCAAAGATGTTATCTCGCAAGGCAAAAACGGTTACCGCATTCCTTACGGTCATCCTGAGATCTTCGCCGAGCGAATCGATGTAATGCTTAACGGGGAATCAAAACAGATGGCTGCGACATGCCGCGCTTATGTTGAATCCCATTTCTCCTGGGATTCCATCGTTCCGCGCTATATTAATTATCTAAATGAAATAGTGTCAGATTACATTCCGGAAACAGACCGTGGATTGATTACAGCCGAACCATCCGAAAGCGAAGTGGCTGTATCCTGAATTACACGTGTTCCAATGCCTGCCGGATATCGGCGATCAAATCATCGCTGTCTTCACACCCGACCGAAAGCCGGACTAGTCCGTCGGTTAATCCCAATTTCAAACGGTCTTCCTGCGGCACGGACGCATGCGTCATGCTGGCCGGATGGCATATCAAGCTTTCGACGCCGCCAAGGCTTTCCGCCAATGCAAAAATTTTAACATTGCGCAAAAGGTTTTTTCCGTTTTCAATCGAGCCCAATTCGATGGAAATCATTCCCCCGAACCCTGTCATTTGTTTTTTTGCCAACGCGTGTTGAGGATGGGTCGGTAATCCCGGATAATAAATT of the bacterium genome contains:
- a CDS encoding glycosyltransferase, translating into MKQVLMLAPYFPPRRRVGSLRPFKFAVHLREFGWKPTIVTFGTDQNLLTEKERHALEGIEVLSLKPPMDRTQTSESHLNKNAPPKANLTSFVDQWFPIDTWLPFWWSQHFQLLKIVHKIKPHVLWSTADPWSSHVAALSMSKQFKIPWIADFRDPWTLCPVRNHHRWNISRNIDRLYEKQILKRASRIVFTARQTEERYRTSYPVYSEKMKTIYNSFESEAVEKNGDENALTVKDQLNVVFFGKFRTLSSAKNIIEVIAECKTIDPELGSFIRIFSFGNLNHNDRCYAEKRGVLNQFNVLDPVLPEMAYETLKRFDVLLLSTSDQRNDIIPAKLWDYLPAGKPILSLSQNNEIENILRTTNTGIQFSDNSVYRSAKFLLYCVQAKRDGLELPYSGNAVQKTITTFSSTSTSQKLADLLNEALHG
- a CDS encoding glycosyltransferase family 1 protein; protein product: MFEHSLPLHASKLSPQSLRVALFTGNYQCVRDGVALTLNRLVKFLDSRGVHVMIFSPYIDKPAVEPFGNLETVPSVTIPGRKEYRFSLGLPQHTLAKLQNFNPNLIHVSTPDALGLSAIRFAKSRRIPMVGSYHTHFTGYLKYYRLGWLEKPGWQFVRWFYKQCRHVYVPTPSMAAELRKHNVAPDIRLWSRGVDTELFEPDKRDWNWRRKLGFNDHDKVVLLVSRLVWEKNLSVFVNVMQEAMKTDRSIKTLIVGDGPARTELQRQLPQACFTGTLSGEILAKAYASSDMFFFPSETETFGNVTLEAMSSGLPVIVANATGSVSLVQHGATGFAAEPKRIEMFVQYILQLSRSSSLREHMSKAARQKAMTLPWEKINSELLDNYYQALRSSEYTINKKLWPYESSTSPIPILP
- a CDS encoding glycosyltransferase family 4 protein, which gives rise to MALRILYISHSHPPVNAPLENVGGMQRVSMQLEQALRRHRSVKLFSMVQQTSWSWIGVKTFHFLWNLLFRVPVVAERFKPDVIIFSSMVTALTATILKSRLDTPMIAVTHGKDVTLPFFLYQYFLPVIFSKLDGVISVSHATRQACMDRGLAEEKSIVIPNGFHDFPLTTFIERTTAKQSLEEIVHRPFLNKKILLTVGRLIERKGHAWFIENVFLKIRHDCVYLIIGEGPEYSAIENMIRRMNLQSCVQLLGKQTDEVLKMAYAAADIFVMPNVPVEGDMEGFGIVLLEANMAGTPVIASDLEGIKDVISQGKNGYRIPYGHPEIFAERIDVMLNGESKQMAATCRAYVESHFSWDSIVPRYINYLNEIVSDYIPETDRGLITAEPSESEVAVS